One window of Fusobacterium polymorphum genomic DNA carries:
- a CDS encoding DeoR/GlpR family DNA-binding transcription regulator: MLFEDRISLILKLIEQNGSIENSKIIKDLKISEATLRRDLAYLEKEGKIKRVRGGAILKKVARKEIAIKEKNSNKDSKKKIAKLAAQFISDGDYIYLDAGTTTYEIIDYIKGKDIKVVTNGIIHLEKLIANDIETYLIGGRIKKSTLAIVGVKALRDLSEFRFDKAFIGINGINENGYSTHDIEEALIKKQAIDNSNKAFILADSSKFDIVYFANVAKLEEATIITDKKEVNKNIIKHTKIIND; encoded by the coding sequence ATGTTATTTGAAGACAGAATTTCACTCATTTTAAAACTTATTGAACAAAATGGTAGTATTGAGAATTCAAAAATTATTAAAGATTTGAAAATTAGTGAGGCTACTCTTAGAAGAGATTTAGCTTATCTTGAAAAAGAGGGCAAAATTAAAAGAGTCAGAGGGGGTGCTATTTTAAAAAAGGTTGCTAGAAAGGAAATAGCAATTAAAGAAAAAAATTCTAATAAAGATAGTAAAAAGAAAATTGCAAAATTGGCAGCACAATTTATTTCTGATGGAGACTATATCTATTTAGATGCTGGAACAACAACCTATGAAATTATTGACTATATAAAGGGAAAAGATATCAAGGTTGTAACAAATGGAATTATACATTTAGAAAAACTTATAGCTAATGATATTGAAACTTATTTAATAGGTGGAAGAATTAAAAAAAGTACCTTAGCCATTGTAGGAGTTAAAGCTCTTAGAGATTTATCAGAATTTAGATTTGATAAGGCTTTCATTGGAATTAATGGAATCAATGAAAATGGTTACTCAACTCATGATATAGAAGAAGCTTTAATTAAAAAACAAGCTATTGATAATTCTAATAAGGCTTTTATTTTAGCAGATAGCTCAAAATTTGATATTGTATACTTTGCTAATGTTGCTAAACTTGAAGAGGCAACTATAATAACTGATAAAAAAGAAGTAAATAAAAATATAATAAAACATACAAAAATAATAAATGATTAA
- the pfkB gene encoding 1-phosphofructokinase produces the protein MIYSVTLNPSIDFIVRVKDFQLGETNRAYEDNFFAGGKGIMVSKLLKNVKTDCVNLGFLGGFTGAFIEQNLKKLNILSDFVTVNENTRVNVKLKTETETEINCQGPKISENEKEEFLDKIRKIKSDDFVILSGSVPSNLGNDFYITIIEILNKNGVKFTLDSSGETFSKSLKYKPFLIKPNKDELKEYAKREFKNNQEIVDYVRKNLVDKAEHVIISLGGEGALYIDKNFSLFAQPLRVKENVVNTVGAGDSVVAGFVNYMLKHNEVEKAFRFAVACGTATSFSEDIGELDFIEEIYSKLVIEKENYGN, from the coding sequence ATGATATATTCAGTAACTTTAAATCCCTCCATTGACTTTATTGTTAGAGTAAAGGATTTTCAATTAGGTGAAACTAACAGAGCCTATGAAGATAATTTCTTTGCTGGTGGTAAGGGAATAATGGTATCAAAACTCTTGAAAAATGTCAAGACTGATTGTGTAAATCTTGGTTTTTTAGGAGGATTTACAGGAGCATTTATAGAACAGAATTTAAAAAAATTAAATATTTTATCAGATTTTGTAACTGTAAATGAAAACACAAGAGTAAATGTTAAGTTAAAAACTGAAACTGAAACTGAAATTAACTGTCAAGGTCCAAAAATTTCTGAAAATGAAAAAGAAGAATTCTTGGATAAAATTAGAAAGATTAAGAGTGATGACTTTGTTATTTTATCTGGTTCAGTTCCTAGTAATCTTGGAAATGATTTCTATATAACTATCATAGAAATTTTAAACAAAAATGGAGTTAAATTTACTCTTGACAGCAGTGGAGAAACTTTTAGTAAATCTTTAAAATACAAGCCATTTTTAATAAAACCAAACAAAGATGAATTAAAAGAATATGCTAAAAGAGAATTTAAAAATAATCAAGAAATTGTAGATTATGTCAGAAAAAATCTTGTAGATAAGGCAGAACATGTAATTATTTCTCTGGGGGGAGAAGGAGCTTTATATATAGATAAGAATTTTTCACTTTTTGCTCAGCCATTAAGAGTGAAAGAAAATGTAGTTAATACTGTTGGTGCAGGAGATTCAGTTGTTGCTGGTTTTGTAAATTATATGCTAAAACATAATGAGGTTGAAAAAGCATTTAGGTTTGCAGTGGCTTGTGGAACAGCAACAAGTTTCTCTGAAGATATTGGAGAATTAGATTTCATTGAGGAAATATATAGCAAATTAGTTATAGAAAAGGAGAATTATGGAAATTAA
- a CDS encoding PTS fructose transporter subunit IIABC, with the protein MEIKDLLKKDLMIMDLKASTKTEAIDEMVAKLKEKNIISDETVFKDLILKREERSSTGLGEGIAMPHAKTSVVNTPSVLFARSNKGIDYDALDDEPVYIFFMIAASEGAHDLHIETLAKLSKMLLNDDFTQGLKTCGSPDEVYALVDKYSEKPEETVKEEVKEVQNTNKKRILAVTACPTGIAHTYMAEAALKEAGEKLGVDVKVETNGADGIKNNLTSNDINEAVGIIVAADKKVETARFNDRKVIVTSTADAIKNAETLIKRVLNNEAPVFKAEASDKSEENTQENDSIGRIIYKSIMSGVSNMLPFVIGGGILLAISFIIERFMGQNQLFKLLNGVGAGAFHFLIPVLAGFIAMSIADKPGFMPGAVAGYMASQGAGFLGGLIGGFIAGYSVIFLKKMTKNMSKQFDGMKSMVIYPIFSLLITGVLMYFLIGPIFTKVNLIVANWLNNMGTANAVLLGAILGGMMSVDMGGPINKAAYAFSIGVFTDTGSGAFMAAVMAGGMVPPLAIAFAMTLFKNNFDEKEKQSTISNFILGLSFITEGAIPFAAKEPVKVISSCVIGAAIAGGLTQFWNVTAPAPHGGIFVIPAMPSVHSAIFFIVSIAIGAVISGVIFGVLRGKKK; encoded by the coding sequence ATGGAAATTAAAGATTTACTAAAAAAAGATTTAATGATAATGGATTTAAAAGCATCTACAAAGACGGAAGCTATTGATGAAATGGTAGCAAAATTAAAAGAAAAAAATATTATATCTGATGAAACTGTTTTTAAAGACTTAATTTTAAAAAGAGAAGAAAGAAGTTCAACAGGTTTAGGCGAAGGAATTGCAATGCCTCATGCTAAAACTTCTGTTGTAAATACTCCTTCTGTACTATTTGCAAGGTCAAATAAAGGCATAGACTATGATGCCTTAGATGATGAACCTGTATATATTTTCTTTATGATAGCTGCTTCAGAAGGTGCTCATGATTTACATATAGAAACTCTTGCTAAATTATCTAAAATGCTATTAAATGATGATTTCACACAAGGTTTAAAAACTTGTGGAAGTCCTGATGAAGTTTATGCCCTTGTAGATAAATATTCTGAAAAACCAGAAGAAACTGTTAAGGAAGAAGTAAAAGAAGTTCAAAATACAAATAAAAAAAGAATACTTGCTGTAACTGCTTGTCCTACAGGTATTGCACATACATATATGGCAGAAGCTGCTCTTAAAGAAGCAGGAGAAAAATTAGGAGTAGATGTTAAAGTTGAAACTAATGGAGCAGATGGAATTAAAAATAATTTGACTTCTAATGATATCAATGAAGCAGTTGGAATTATAGTTGCTGCTGATAAAAAAGTTGAAACTGCTCGTTTTAATGATAGAAAAGTTATAGTTACAAGTACAGCAGATGCTATAAAAAATGCTGAAACTTTAATAAAAAGAGTTTTAAATAATGAAGCTCCTGTTTTTAAAGCAGAAGCTAGTGATAAATCTGAAGAAAATACACAAGAAAATGATTCAATAGGAAGAATTATCTATAAAAGTATTATGAGTGGAGTTTCTAATATGCTTCCATTTGTAATTGGTGGTGGAATTTTACTTGCTATCTCATTTATCATTGAAAGATTTATGGGACAAAATCAATTATTTAAATTATTGAATGGTGTTGGAGCAGGTGCTTTCCATTTCTTAATACCTGTTCTTGCTGGATTTATTGCTATGAGTATTGCTGATAAACCTGGATTTATGCCTGGAGCTGTTGCAGGGTATATGGCAAGCCAAGGAGCTGGATTCTTAGGTGGACTTATTGGCGGATTTATTGCTGGATATTCAGTTATATTCTTAAAGAAAATGACAAAGAATATGTCAAAGCAATTTGATGGTATGAAATCTATGGTAATCTATCCAATATTCAGTTTGCTAATAACTGGTGTATTGATGTATTTCTTAATAGGTCCTATATTTACAAAAGTAAATCTTATTGTTGCAAACTGGTTAAATAATATGGGAACTGCAAATGCTGTTCTTTTAGGTGCTATACTTGGTGGAATGATGAGTGTTGATATGGGAGGACCTATCAACAAGGCAGCTTATGCTTTCTCAATAGGAGTATTTACTGACACAGGAAGTGGTGCATTTATGGCAGCTGTTATGGCAGGTGGAATGGTTCCACCACTAGCAATAGCTTTTGCTATGACATTGTTTAAAAATAATTTTGATGAGAAAGAAAAACAATCTACAATTTCAAACTTTATTTTAGGTTTATCTTTCATAACAGAAGGAGCAATTCCTTTTGCTGCTAAAGAACCAGTTAAAGTTATAAGCTCTTGTGTAATTGGAGCTGCAATAGCAGGTGGATTAACTCAATTCTGGAATGTTACTGCTCCTGCTCCTCATGGTGGAATATTTGTTATTCCTGCAATGCCAAGTGTACACTCAGCTATATTCTTTATAGTTTCTATTGCAATAGGGGCTGTTATATCAGGAGTGATATTTGGAGTTCTTAGAGGAAAGAAAAAATAA
- the tenpIN gene encoding type III toxin-antitoxin system TenpIN family toxin: protein MKFCFLTDEFFDLYKECEEIEKKNNRPYATVCLLKYNNLYFAIPIRHNIKHQYAIFTNKEKTKGLDLSKTLIIKDLNFVIQNRTAFISQDEYSQLIQKETFIISKLNSYIKKYIKALEHQNIKKNYLLCFMSCLKYFHKELNIE from the coding sequence GTGAAATTTTGTTTTTTAACTGATGAATTTTTTGATTTATATAAAGAATGTGAGGAAATAGAAAAGAAAAATAATAGACCTTATGCAACAGTTTGTCTTTTAAAGTACAATAATCTTTATTTTGCCATTCCAATAAGACATAACATCAAACACCAATATGCTATTTTTACAAATAAAGAAAAAACAAAAGGTTTAGATTTATCAAAAACATTAATAATCAAAGATTTAAATTTTGTAATTCAAAATAGAACTGCTTTTATTTCACAAGATGAATATAGTCAATTAATTCAAAAAGAAACTTTTATAATTTCTAAATTAAATTCCTATATAAAAAAATATATAAAGGCACTTGAACATCAAAATATTAAAAAAAATTATTTACTTTGTTTTATGTCTTGTCTGAAATATTTTCATAAAGAATTAAATATTGAATAA
- the guaA gene encoding glutamine-hydrolyzing GMP synthase, with translation MKKGGIVILDFGSQYNQLIARRVREMGVYAEVVPFHEDVDKILAREPKGIILSGGPASVYTEGAPNLDIKLFQKNIPILGLCYGMQLITHLHGGKVARADKQEFGKAELELDDKNHILYKDIPNKTTVWMSHGDHVTEMAPDFKIIAHTDSSIAAIENSDKNIYAFQYHPEVTHSQHGFDMLKNFVFGIAKAEKNWSMENYIESTVKQIKERVGNKQVILGLSGGVDSSVAAALINKAIGKQLTCIFVDTGLLRKDEAKQVMEVYAKNFDMNIKCVNAEERFLIKLAGVTDPETKRKIIGKEFVEVFNEEAKKIEGAEFLAQGTIYPDVIESVSVKGPSVTIKSHHNVGGLPEDLKFELLEPLRELFKDEVRKVGRELGIPDYMVDRHPFPGPGLGIRILGEVTKEKADILREADAIFIEELRKADLYNKVSQAFVVLLPVKSVGVMGDERTYEYTAVLRSANTIDFMTATWSHLPYEFLEKVSNRILNEVKGINRLTYDISSKPPATIEWE, from the coding sequence ATGAAAAAAGGTGGAATTGTTATACTTGACTTCGGTTCTCAATACAATCAACTTATTGCAAGAAGAGTTAGAGAAATGGGAGTCTATGCTGAAGTTGTTCCTTTTCATGAAGATGTTGATAAAATTTTAGCTAGAGAGCCAAAAGGAATTATTCTTTCTGGTGGACCTGCTTCTGTTTATACTGAGGGGGCTCCAAATTTGGATATAAAATTATTTCAAAAGAATATTCCAATTCTTGGGCTTTGTTATGGTATGCAATTAATTACTCATTTACATGGTGGAAAAGTTGCAAGAGCTGATAAACAAGAGTTTGGTAAGGCTGAACTAGAACTTGATGATAAAAATCATATACTATATAAAGATATTCCAAATAAGACTACTGTTTGGATGAGTCATGGAGACCATGTTACAGAAATGGCTCCTGATTTTAAAATTATTGCTCACACTGATTCTTCAATAGCTGCTATTGAAAATAGTGATAAAAATATTTATGCTTTCCAATATCACCCAGAAGTTACTCACTCTCAACATGGTTTTGATATGCTTAAAAACTTTGTTTTTGGTATAGCAAAAGCTGAAAAAAATTGGTCAATGGAAAACTATATTGAATCAACTGTTAAACAAATAAAAGAGAGAGTTGGAAATAAACAAGTAATACTAGGTTTATCTGGTGGAGTAGATTCATCTGTTGCTGCTGCACTTATTAATAAGGCAATAGGTAAACAATTAACTTGTATTTTTGTTGATACTGGTTTACTTAGAAAAGATGAAGCTAAACAAGTTATGGAAGTTTATGCTAAAAATTTTGATATGAATATTAAATGTGTAAATGCAGAAGAAAGATTTTTAATAAAACTAGCTGGAGTAACTGACCCTGAAACTAAGAGAAAAATTATAGGAAAAGAATTTGTTGAAGTATTCAACGAAGAAGCTAAAAAGATTGAAGGAGCTGAATTTTTAGCACAGGGTACAATCTATCCAGATGTTATTGAGTCTGTTTCTGTTAAAGGACCATCTGTTACTATAAAGTCTCATCACAATGTTGGAGGTTTACCAGAAGATTTAAAATTTGAATTACTTGAACCTTTAAGAGAATTATTTAAAGATGAAGTTAGAAAAGTTGGTAGAGAATTAGGTATCCCTGATTATATGGTAGATAGACATCCATTCCCAGGACCTGGTTTAGGAATTAGAATTTTAGGAGAAGTCACTAAAGAAAAAGCTGATATTTTAAGAGAAGCTGATGCAATATTTATAGAAGAATTGAGAAAAGCTGATTTATATAATAAAGTTAGCCAAGCTTTTGTTGTTTTACTTCCTGTAAAATCAGTTGGAGTTATGGGAGATGAAAGAACTTATGAATATACAGCTGTTTTAAGATCTGCTAATACAATAGACTTTATGACTGCTACTTGGTCTCATTTACCTTATGAATTTTTAGAAAAAGTTTCTAATAGAATTTTGAATGAGGTTAAGGGAATTAATAGATTGACTTATGATATTTCTTCTAAACCACCTGCTACTATTGAGTGGGAATAA
- a CDS encoding metallophosphoesterase family protein has product MKKLGILHISDIHINKSSCSIINEILEKLVKDINKVKKEYNINIDLICFTGDLIASGAQAIEGEKQLTLAEEHFIAPLIKALNLSNDRFILVPGNHEVNKNCIIKMTEKGLSNISSKEEIDDIIINMEDEYKNRLAYFYDYIFEKYLMNAKKWNLGYSIDYEINGIKIGIAGIDSSWRSSGIGYQERGKLLVGEKQVTFLYENIKNSDIKICLMHHPLDWLSNLEMSYVERKINNFDLVLCGHIHDLEDKQISTQKYRTIYNTSGKLNPVDDYYSGYSLIDINIDTNKCNIFSREYYNSPREDFDKALRINKDGRVEYSLMINDDEKKNRS; this is encoded by the coding sequence ATGAAAAAACTTGGAATTCTACATATTTCTGATATTCATATCAACAAATCATCTTGTTCTATTATTAATGAGATACTAGAAAAACTTGTTAAAGATATTAATAAAGTAAAAAAAGAATATAATATAAATATTGACTTAATCTGTTTTACGGGTGATTTAATAGCATCGGGTGCTCAAGCGATAGAAGGCGAAAAACAACTTACACTAGCTGAAGAGCACTTTATCGCACCTTTAATTAAGGCACTAAACTTATCTAATGATAGATTTATTTTAGTCCCAGGAAACCATGAAGTAAATAAAAATTGTATTATAAAAATGACAGAAAAAGGTTTATCTAATATCTCTTCGAAAGAAGAAATTGATGATATTATTATTAATATGGAAGACGAATATAAAAATAGATTAGCTTATTTTTATGACTACATCTTTGAAAAATATCTTATGAATGCTAAAAAATGGAATTTAGGTTATTCTATTGATTATGAAATAAATGGAATAAAAATTGGAATAGCTGGCATTGATTCTTCATGGAGATCATCAGGGATAGGTTATCAAGAAAGAGGAAAGTTATTAGTTGGAGAAAAACAAGTAACTTTTTTATATGAAAATATAAAAAATTCTGATATAAAAATATGTTTAATGCATCATCCTCTAGATTGGTTATCTAATTTAGAGATGTCCTATGTTGAAAGAAAAATAAATAATTTTGATTTAGTATTGTGTGGTCATATTCATGATCTTGAAGACAAACAAATATCTACCCAAAAGTATAGAACTATATATAATACTTCTGGAAAATTAAATCCAGTTGATGATTATTACTCAGGATACTCATTAATAGATATTAATATAGATACTAATAAATGTAATATTTTTTCAAGAGAATACTACAACTCACCAAGAGAAGATTTTGATAAAGCTTTAAGAATTAATAAAGATGGTAGAGTTGAATACTCTTTAATGATAAATGATGATGAAAAAAAAAATAGAAGCTGA
- a CDS encoding type II toxin-antitoxin system death-on-curing family toxin — translation MLNNKKDFSIIQEYSKALELLDNYDHQVVIKPEGLKKDTYQLTYEECRELIASMSFGSSSTIFGREKSEGALKGIVDSIYQSAFGEDAYPTVEEKAANLLYFIVKDHPFIDGCKRIAASIFIYFLNQNNLLFRNGEKIISDSSLVAITLLLAESKPEEKEMMVKVVMNFLGW, via the coding sequence ATGTTAAATAATAAAAAAGATTTTTCAATTATCCAAGAATATTCAAAGGCTTTGGAACTTTTGGATAATTATGACCATCAAGTAGTTATAAAACCAGAAGGTTTAAAAAAAGATACTTATCAGCTAACTTATGAAGAATGTAGAGAATTAATAGCAAGTATGTCTTTTGGCTCAAGTTCAACAATATTTGGAAGAGAAAAAAGTGAAGGAGCATTAAAAGGAATTGTAGATTCTATTTATCAAAGTGCTTTTGGAGAAGATGCTTACCCAACAGTTGAAGAAAAGGCAGCAAACTTACTTTATTTCATAGTGAAAGACCACCCATTTATTGATGGTTGTAAGAGAATTGCTGCTAGTATATTTATATATTTTTTAAATCAAAATAATCTTTTATTTAGAAATGGGGAAAAGATTATTTCTGATAGTAGCTTGGTAGCAATCACACTACTTCTTGCAGAATCTAAACCAGAAGAAAAGGAAATGATGGTTAAGGTTGTTATGAACTTTTTGGGATGGTAA